Proteins encoded in a region of the Zea mays cultivar B73 chromosome 2, Zm-B73-REFERENCE-NAM-5.0, whole genome shotgun sequence genome:
- the LOC100284501 gene encoding histone-arginine methyltransferase CARM1 isoform 2 (isoform 2 is encoded by transcript variant 2) — MASSPDLFPNVTFSDVSEAAAGPAAEGATAAFGLGAATGAPRLSLVKAEAEPTVEIDLADAQVFKLGPTEWLCVCDESEAKDGVEESFSRAIKVVLRTEAESKAFSLAFQRWQHQVISGKAGERLENGSIIASKNKFDTKIEASSAKMYFHYYGQLLHQQNMLQDFVRTGTYYAAVMENRSDFEGRVVVDVGAGSGILSLFAVQAGARHVYAVEASEMAEHAQRLISGNPSLGHRITVIKGKVEEVVLPEKADILISEPMGTLLVNERMLESYVIARDRLLAPDGKMFPTTGRIHMAPFSDEYLYVEMANKALFWQQHNFFGVDLTPLHGSAFQGYFSQPVVDAFDPRLLISPPTYHTLDFTSMKEEELYEINIPLSFVASVGTRVHGLACWFDVLFNGSTVQRWLTTAPGSPTTHWYQLRCVLSQPLYVMAGQEITGHLRLVAHSAQSYTIYLTMSAKMWGVGAEQGGILQTSTGKLELKEPYYRLSQPQSCTLPQDQQQQQLPSLQAQGSEQQMQEGLSPAFTIDQDCLN, encoded by the exons ATGGCATCTTCGCCGGACTTGTTCCCCAACGTTACCTTCTCCGACGTCTCCGAAGCCGCAGCAGGGCCTGCGGCCGAGGGGGCCACCGCCGCGTTCGGTCTCGGCGCCGCCACTGGAGCCCCGCGCCTCAGCCTCGTGAAGGCCGAGGCGGAGCCCACGGTCGAGATCGACCTTGCCGACGCGCAG GTATTTAAGTTGGGACCGACGgagtggctgtgtgtgtgcgacgAGTCGGAGGCTAAGGATGGCGTGGAAGAG tcattttcaagagcaatTAAGGTTGTTCTTAGGACAGAAGCTGAGAGCAAAGCCTTCTCTTTAGCTTTTCAACGATGGCAACACCAAGTTATTAGTGGAAAAGCTG GTGAGCGGCTGGAGAATGGATCAATAATTGCTTCGAAAAACAAATTCGATACAAAAATTGAGGCATCATCAGCAAAGATGTATTTCCACTACTATGGCCAGCTATTACATCAGCAAAACATGTTACAAGATTTTGTGCGGACAG GAACATACTATGCTGCTGTGATGGAAAACCGTTCTGACTTCGAGGGTCGAGTTGTGGTTGATGTTGGGGCTGGAAGCGGTATTCTTTCGTTATTTGCTGTCCAG GCTGGTGCCAGACATGTATATGCAGTTGAGGCATCTGAAATGGCTGAACATGCTCAACGTCTAATCTCTGGGAACCCATCTCTTGGACACCGGATCACG GTCATCAAGGGCAAGGTTGAGGAAGTAGTGCTTCCAGAGAAAGCTGACATACTGATTTCTGAACCTATGG GAACCCTTTTGGTTAATGAGAGGATGCTAGAGTCTTATGTCATAGCTAGAGACAGATTACTTGCTCCAGATGGTAAAATGTTTCCAACAACCGGAAG GATTCATATGGCTCCATTTTCTGACGAATACCTTTATGTTGAAATGGCAAACAAG GCTCTCTTTTGGCAGCAGCACAATTTTTTTGGTGTTGATCTCACACCTTTACATGGTTCAGCATTCCAGGGATACTTTTCACAG CCTGTTGTGGATGCATTTGACCCAAGATTATTAATTTCTCCACCAACATATCATACACTTGATTTTACTAGCATGAAG GAAGAGGAGCTTTACGAGATTAATATTCCTCTGAGCTTTGTAGCTTCTGTTGGCACTAGAGTACATGGACTAGCTTGTtggtttgatgtattgtttaatGGGAG CACTGTGCAAAGGTGGCTTACCACTGCTCCAGGATCCCCTACAACTCACTGGTACCAACTACGATGTGTGCTTTCACAGCCATTGTATGTCATGGCCGGCCAAGAAATAACTGGCCATCTTCGTCTCGTAGCCCATAGTGCTCAAAGCTACACAATATACTTGACAATGTCAG CTAAAATGTGGGGTGTGGGTGCGGAGCAAGGCGGTATCCTACAGACATCTACTGGGAAACTTGAACTGAAGGAGCCATACTACAGGTTGTCTCAGCCACAATCCTGCACGTTGCCACAAGATCAGCAACAGCAGCAATTGCCATCTTTGCAGGCACAG GGATCGGAGCAGCAGATGCAGGAAGGGCTCAGCCCAGCCTTCACGATAGACCAAGATTGCCTCAACTAG
- the LOC100284501 gene encoding histone-arginine methyltransferase CARM1 isoform 1 (isoform 1 is encoded by transcript variant 1) has product MASSPDLFPNVTFSDVSEAAAGPAAEGATAAFGLGAATGAPRLSLVKAEAEPTVEIDLADAQVFKLGPTEWLCVCDESEAKDGVEEKSFSRAIKVVLRTEAESKAFSLAFQRWQHQVISGKAGERLENGSIIASKNKFDTKIEASSAKMYFHYYGQLLHQQNMLQDFVRTGTYYAAVMENRSDFEGRVVVDVGAGSGILSLFAVQAGARHVYAVEASEMAEHAQRLISGNPSLGHRITVIKGKVEEVVLPEKADILISEPMGTLLVNERMLESYVIARDRLLAPDGKMFPTTGRIHMAPFSDEYLYVEMANKALFWQQHNFFGVDLTPLHGSAFQGYFSQPVVDAFDPRLLISPPTYHTLDFTSMKEEELYEINIPLSFVASVGTRVHGLACWFDVLFNGSTVQRWLTTAPGSPTTHWYQLRCVLSQPLYVMAGQEITGHLRLVAHSAQSYTIYLTMSAKMWGVGAEQGGILQTSTGKLELKEPYYRLSQPQSCTLPQDQQQQQLPSLQAQGSEQQMQEGLSPAFTIDQDCLN; this is encoded by the exons ATGGCATCTTCGCCGGACTTGTTCCCCAACGTTACCTTCTCCGACGTCTCCGAAGCCGCAGCAGGGCCTGCGGCCGAGGGGGCCACCGCCGCGTTCGGTCTCGGCGCCGCCACTGGAGCCCCGCGCCTCAGCCTCGTGAAGGCCGAGGCGGAGCCCACGGTCGAGATCGACCTTGCCGACGCGCAG GTATTTAAGTTGGGACCGACGgagtggctgtgtgtgtgcgacgAGTCGGAGGCTAAGGATGGCGTGGAAGAG aagtcattttcaagagcaatTAAGGTTGTTCTTAGGACAGAAGCTGAGAGCAAAGCCTTCTCTTTAGCTTTTCAACGATGGCAACACCAAGTTATTAGTGGAAAAGCTG GTGAGCGGCTGGAGAATGGATCAATAATTGCTTCGAAAAACAAATTCGATACAAAAATTGAGGCATCATCAGCAAAGATGTATTTCCACTACTATGGCCAGCTATTACATCAGCAAAACATGTTACAAGATTTTGTGCGGACAG GAACATACTATGCTGCTGTGATGGAAAACCGTTCTGACTTCGAGGGTCGAGTTGTGGTTGATGTTGGGGCTGGAAGCGGTATTCTTTCGTTATTTGCTGTCCAG GCTGGTGCCAGACATGTATATGCAGTTGAGGCATCTGAAATGGCTGAACATGCTCAACGTCTAATCTCTGGGAACCCATCTCTTGGACACCGGATCACG GTCATCAAGGGCAAGGTTGAGGAAGTAGTGCTTCCAGAGAAAGCTGACATACTGATTTCTGAACCTATGG GAACCCTTTTGGTTAATGAGAGGATGCTAGAGTCTTATGTCATAGCTAGAGACAGATTACTTGCTCCAGATGGTAAAATGTTTCCAACAACCGGAAG GATTCATATGGCTCCATTTTCTGACGAATACCTTTATGTTGAAATGGCAAACAAG GCTCTCTTTTGGCAGCAGCACAATTTTTTTGGTGTTGATCTCACACCTTTACATGGTTCAGCATTCCAGGGATACTTTTCACAG CCTGTTGTGGATGCATTTGACCCAAGATTATTAATTTCTCCACCAACATATCATACACTTGATTTTACTAGCATGAAG GAAGAGGAGCTTTACGAGATTAATATTCCTCTGAGCTTTGTAGCTTCTGTTGGCACTAGAGTACATGGACTAGCTTGTtggtttgatgtattgtttaatGGGAG CACTGTGCAAAGGTGGCTTACCACTGCTCCAGGATCCCCTACAACTCACTGGTACCAACTACGATGTGTGCTTTCACAGCCATTGTATGTCATGGCCGGCCAAGAAATAACTGGCCATCTTCGTCTCGTAGCCCATAGTGCTCAAAGCTACACAATATACTTGACAATGTCAG CTAAAATGTGGGGTGTGGGTGCGGAGCAAGGCGGTATCCTACAGACATCTACTGGGAAACTTGAACTGAAGGAGCCATACTACAGGTTGTCTCAGCCACAATCCTGCACGTTGCCACAAGATCAGCAACAGCAGCAATTGCCATCTTTGCAGGCACAG GGATCGGAGCAGCAGATGCAGGAAGGGCTCAGCCCAGCCTTCACGATAGACCAAGATTGCCTCAACTAG